The following proteins are encoded in a genomic region of Magnolia sinica isolate HGM2019 chromosome 1, MsV1, whole genome shotgun sequence:
- the LOC131244082 gene encoding uncharacterized protein LOC131244082, which translates to MIIFGDRYELAFCKVGDKSWTALEGPCCPIDDTIFYKDQFYVVGEPGGTVAWDVSGPSPMVTEIAHLGKWIHTKKYLVELRGDLLLVVRRWHSPPDNRYVDDLLPDDCNVDDLPQPDDCYVDDLPQLDDCNVYDPPEPDDYYVYDLPPVTTARFKVFKLDWNTRRWNQVKCIGDYVLFLGGNQSMSLSARDFSECKGNHIDFCDDDWEMFVECKAWGNDLGIYNIKRGSFDRFYDKDSQIIMHPPIWVTPSVLNSDEMDEILERLSFRHLLSSK; encoded by the exons ATGATAATCTTTGGTGACAGATATGAACTGGCATTTTGTAAGGTGGGAGACAAGTCATGGACTGCTTTGGAAGGACCATGTTGTCCCATTGATGACACCATATTTTATAAGGATCAATTCTATGTAGTGGGTGAACCTGGAGGTACTGTAGCTTGGGATGTTTCCGGCCCTTCTCCAATGGTAACAGAAATTGCACACTTGGGAAAGTGGATTCATACAAAGAAGTACCTGGTAGAGTTAAGAGGGGATTTGTTGCTAGTTGTTAGGCGCTGGCACTCACCACCTGATAATCGTTATGTAGATGATCTGTTGCCTGATGATTGTAATGTAGATGATTTGCCACAACCTGATGATTGTTATGTAGATGATCTGCCGCAACTTGAtgattgtaatgtatatgatccGCCGGAACCTGATGATTATTATGTATATGATCTGCCACCGGTAACAACAGCGAGATTCAAAGTTTTCAAGCTCGACTGGAACACAAGAAGATGGAACCAAGTAAAATGCATAGGTGATTATGTTTTGTTCTTGGGTGGTAACCAATCCATGTCGCTCTCAGCCCGTGACTTCTCAGAGTGTAAAGGGAATCATATCGATTTCTGTGATGACGATTGGGAGATGTTTGTTGAGTGTAAAGCTTGGGGAAATGATTTGGGGATATACAACATAAAACGTGGAAGCTTCGACCGATTTTATGATAAAGATTCTCAAATAATTATGCACCCACCTATTTGGGTTacacccagtgttttaaatagcg ATGAGATGGATGAAATTCTTGAAAGATTATCATTTCGACATCTGCTATCATCCAAGTAA